In one Mucilaginibacter sp. PAMB04168 genomic region, the following are encoded:
- a CDS encoding DoxX family protein has product MNMVQKVEHWGDLHHTKWLEVVRILLGLIIFSKGVTFISQTQVQQDWIIQNSTFGVSGLMAMVVIHTVALVHLVGGLLIMIGLITRFAVVIQIPILLGAILFVNSTRGLSFINSELWLSIVVLLLLIVCWVTGSGPYSLDHWIKNGYQNYKTQPRD; this is encoded by the coding sequence ATGAACATGGTACAGAAAGTGGAGCACTGGGGCGACCTGCATCACACCAAATGGCTCGAAGTGGTTAGGATACTGCTGGGACTGATCATATTTAGCAAAGGAGTTACCTTTATTAGCCAAACGCAGGTACAGCAAGACTGGATTATACAAAATAGTACGTTTGGTGTATCGGGACTTATGGCTATGGTGGTAATCCATACCGTGGCACTGGTTCATCTGGTAGGTGGGCTACTAATTATGATCGGCTTAATAACCCGGTTTGCTGTTGTTATTCAAATCCCTATTTTGTTAGGAGCTATTTTGTTTGTGAACAGCACCCGTGGCTTATCCTTCATCAACTCCGAACTTTGGCTATCAATCGTTGTACTGTTGCTTCTCATTGTATGCTGGGTAACCGGATCAGGACCTTACTCATTAGACCACTGGATTAAAAATGGCTACCAGAACTATAAAACGCAACCTAGGGATTGA
- a CDS encoding SRPBCC family protein, with the protein MEHTESREMRITRVFKAPIELMWEVWTTPEHIVNWWGPNGFSNTIHQMDVQNGGEWQLTMHGPDGTDYLNKSIFKEIIPFKKIVFEHFNPHFITTVVFEAIGQETQIDWSMLFDTADMREIAIKAHKADEGQKQNVEKLERYVANLQSEPKAG; encoded by the coding sequence ATGGAACACACAGAAAGCAGAGAAATGCGCATTACCCGGGTATTTAAAGCGCCTATTGAATTGATGTGGGAAGTATGGACAACCCCCGAGCACATTGTAAATTGGTGGGGACCTAATGGCTTTAGCAATACTATTCATCAAATGGATGTGCAAAACGGAGGAGAGTGGCAGTTAACCATGCATGGGCCAGATGGAACGGATTACCTTAACAAAAGTATCTTTAAGGAAATCATTCCGTTCAAGAAAATAGTGTTCGAACACTTTAATCCGCATTTCATTACTACAGTTGTTTTTGAGGCTATAGGCCAGGAAACCCAAATAGATTGGAGTATGCTGTTCGATACAGCAGACATGCGTGAAATAGCGATTAAAGCACATAAAGCTGATGAGGGGCAGAAGCAAAATGTTGAAAAACTGGAAAGGTATGTAGCCAACCTGCAAAGTGAGCCAAAAGCCGGGTAA
- a CDS encoding DUF4254 domain-containing protein, translating to MVSEQCNKLFNEVVKDYHIYNEIERLPVNPYAAGDFSNLLYQKCWIDAAQWHMEDEVRHPDIDPVAALRWKRLIDKSNQDRTDIVERIDDYFAEQFKNVVPGTSARYNTESPAWAIDRLSILALKIYHMQEETQRIDIDQDQLAACNRKLTVLLQQRVDLSTAIDELLEDIASGERRMHVYRQMKMYNDPLLNPVLYGNKQS from the coding sequence ATGGTTAGCGAACAATGTAATAAGCTGTTTAACGAGGTTGTTAAAGACTATCACATCTATAATGAGATAGAACGCTTACCCGTAAATCCTTATGCCGCCGGAGATTTTTCGAACCTGCTATACCAAAAATGCTGGATAGATGCTGCGCAGTGGCATATGGAGGATGAGGTACGTCACCCCGACATTGACCCTGTAGCTGCACTGCGCTGGAAACGTCTCATTGATAAATCGAACCAGGACCGGACCGATATTGTGGAGCGTATAGACGATTACTTTGCCGAACAATTTAAAAATGTAGTACCCGGTACATCTGCGCGGTACAACACAGAAAGTCCTGCCTGGGCAATTGACCGGCTTTCCATACTTGCACTAAAAATATACCACATGCAGGAAGAAACCCAGCGCATTGACATTGACCAAGATCAACTGGCAGCCTGCAACCGTAAATTAACGGTCTTATTACAGCAACGCGTGGATCTGTCGACCGCTATTGATGAGCTTTTAGAAGATATTGCAAGTGGCGAAAGACGTATGCACGTTTACCGGCAAATGAAGATGTATAACGACCCCCTACTTAACCCAGTATTATACGGCAACAAGCAATCATGA
- a CDS encoding porin family protein produces MKKALLVILAAGSFLTASAQSKSSIGIKGGVNFASAKPYNGSITSFSAGIFINFKLSQAISLQPGTFYSGKGYKMGDRNEKINLGYIHIPVPFVYQQSAGPGKFFFGAGPFAAVAVSANRKRYGPIYYYDTTPGYYSSKITIGSNTNLADGSSDNIKRMDYGITGLAGYSLNNGLLFTVSYDLGVANTSYYNNVKTRVLGVSVGYYFK; encoded by the coding sequence ATGAAAAAAGCGTTGCTGGTCATTTTAGCGGCAGGTTCATTTTTAACGGCATCTGCACAATCAAAATCATCTATTGGCATCAAAGGTGGTGTAAACTTCGCTTCAGCCAAACCTTACAATGGCAGTATAACCAGTTTTTCGGCGGGTATTTTTATAAACTTCAAACTAAGCCAGGCTATATCTTTACAACCGGGCACATTTTACTCGGGAAAAGGGTATAAAATGGGAGACCGCAATGAGAAAATAAATTTAGGTTATATACATATTCCGGTTCCTTTCGTTTACCAACAATCGGCAGGACCTGGCAAATTCTTTTTTGGTGCGGGCCCATTTGCTGCTGTAGCTGTTAGTGCAAACAGAAAACGTTATGGCCCCATATACTATTACGATACAACCCCAGGATATTATAGTTCTAAAATAACCATAGGCAGCAACACAAACCTTGCCGACGGGAGTTCTGATAACATTAAACGTATGGACTACGGCATCACAGGCCTGGCAGGTTATTCACTCAATAATGGCTTGCTGTTTACGGTTTCATACGATTTAGGCGTGGCAAACACTTCTTATTACAATAATGTAAAAACACGTGTATTGGGCGTATCAGTTGGCTACTATTTTAAATAG
- a CDS encoding head GIN domain-containing protein translates to MKNRISILLLLVAVTSLSVMSSCHLGCIKGSGKQVSENRNISKFSKLEISGGFKINLKQDSSYTLSVTADENLMKYIRTEVSGNKLKLYTRKNFCSESPIMLNVGIGQLEEIKGSGAVELVSEGRINAQNFKMSFSGASKIDMDLSVADLQTEASGATQINLKGQAASHTLKVSGVGKLHAFDFVVGNYNIKTSGSGNCEINVLKSLITHTSGVANIQYKGNPSNVETHKSGASSIKKVQ, encoded by the coding sequence ATGAAAAATCGCATATCTATTCTCCTTTTGTTAGTAGCCGTTACCAGCTTGTCTGTTATGTCATCCTGCCATTTAGGATGCATTAAAGGTTCAGGTAAGCAGGTGAGCGAAAATCGTAACATATCTAAGTTCAGTAAATTAGAAATTTCGGGCGGGTTTAAAATAAATCTGAAACAAGACAGCTCTTACACATTAAGCGTTACTGCCGATGAAAATCTGATGAAATACATTCGCACCGAGGTGAGTGGCAATAAGCTTAAACTATATACCCGCAAAAACTTTTGCAGTGAAAGCCCTATTATGTTAAACGTTGGCATTGGCCAGCTGGAAGAAATTAAAGGATCTGGCGCTGTAGAGCTAGTTTCGGAAGGCCGTATAAATGCACAGAACTTTAAAATGAGTTTTTCCGGCGCTAGCAAAATTGATATGGACTTAAGCGTGGCAGATCTGCAGACCGAAGCCAGTGGCGCAACGCAAATTAACTTAAAAGGACAGGCTGCATCGCACACCTTAAAGGTATCAGGCGTGGGTAAACTGCACGCATTCGATTTTGTGGTAGGTAATTACAACATCAAAACTTCGGGCTCCGGCAACTGTGAAATCAATGTGTTGAAAAGTCTTATTACGCATACCAGTGGTGTAGCCAACATTCAGTACAAGGGTAATCCATCCAATGTAGAAACGCATAAATCAGGCGCTTCGTCTATTAAGAAGGTGCAATAA
- a CDS encoding glycosyltransferase family 9 protein: MTGKKHILVMRFSAMGDVAMTVPVIKELLQQHPDLKITYVSRPAFAAFFEGIDRLQYVKADFKAEYSGFTGTLKLFQYLKTLGPYNALANLHNNLRTNLLQALFKLSGISGQQITKGRQEKKQLTRFPNKVLKQLRSTPERYADVFRQLGFSLTLSGKLSKSLPAVNTFADTKNEPWIGISPFAQHKGKIYPLGRMEQVIETLNRSKMKIFVFGGLPYEKAIADEWEQKYASVTSVINRMDMKQELDLITQLDVMLAMDSAGMHMASLVGTPVVSVWGATHHYAGFLGYGQTEDNIVADDIACRPCSVYGNKPCFRGDYACLYNIHPQDIASKLLALVSL; this comes from the coding sequence ATGACAGGCAAAAAGCACATACTCGTTATGCGCTTTTCGGCTATGGGCGATGTAGCTATGACGGTGCCGGTGATCAAAGAACTATTGCAACAGCATCCCGATTTGAAGATCACCTATGTTTCGCGCCCGGCTTTTGCAGCCTTCTTTGAGGGCATCGACCGGTTGCAGTATGTGAAAGCAGATTTTAAAGCGGAGTACTCAGGTTTTACAGGCACGCTTAAGTTGTTTCAATATTTAAAAACGCTTGGGCCTTATAATGCCTTAGCAAATCTCCACAATAACTTACGCACAAACCTGTTGCAGGCCCTCTTTAAACTAAGTGGCATCTCCGGCCAACAAATCACAAAGGGCCGCCAGGAGAAAAAGCAGCTTACCCGCTTCCCTAACAAAGTACTGAAACAGCTTCGCTCTACACCCGAACGTTATGCAGATGTATTTAGACAGCTCGGTTTTAGTTTGACGCTCTCCGGAAAACTTAGCAAATCATTACCAGCAGTCAACACGTTTGCAGACACTAAGAACGAACCTTGGATTGGTATTTCTCCCTTCGCACAGCACAAAGGCAAAATTTACCCGTTAGGCCGTATGGAACAGGTGATAGAAACGCTTAACCGCAGCAAGATGAAAATATTTGTATTCGGCGGCTTGCCATATGAAAAAGCTATAGCAGATGAATGGGAACAAAAGTATGCATCGGTTACATCCGTAATTAACCGAATGGACATGAAGCAGGAACTTGACCTGATTACACAACTAGACGTAATGCTGGCCATGGATTCGGCCGGTATGCACATGGCATCACTAGTGGGCACACCGGTTGTGTCGGTTTGGGGAGCAACACACCATTACGCCGGCTTTTTGGGTTATGGCCAGACTGAAGATAATATAGTGGCAGATGATATTGCATGCCGCCCCTGCTCAGTATATGGCAATAAACCATGTTTCCGTGGCGACTATGCCTGTTTATATAATATCCACCCCCAGGATATTGCCAGTAAGCTTCTTGCTCTTGTCTCTCTTTAA
- a CDS encoding glycoside hydrolase family 31 protein codes for MEPIIPPTEPTPESPAVKLIEQEEEVFQHVNNPVLGLKPIVKKYLGSPNQVEQKGNKFFFSDGEAKVEVVVVTDEIIRVRMAPHGVFLEEFSYAVPKLQSKVSVFHLHENDEEYRISTNTANCHINKKDFFISFSDSQNHVTSADAAPMHWEENVQFGGYYVFGTKVCHPEEAFFGLGDKPTDLNLRGKRFVNWNTDAYSFAWNQDPIYRSIPFYISLNEGIAHGIFFDNTFKAHFDFGAEDHGKTSFWADGGELQYYYIHGPNMMDVVKRYHILTGTHPMPPLWALGYHQCRWSYYPESKVHKVAKNFREHKIPCDGIYLDIDYMDGYRCFTWNRKYFPDPKKMIKELAADGFKTVVIIDPGIRVDDNYSVFREGKANRYFCRRSDDYFMEGHVWPGRCQFPDFTNPEVREWWGTLFDELVQMGVAGVWNDMNEPAVFGAGTFPDDVRHQFDGFRGSHRKAHNVYGMQMVRATYEGMRKLMKNKRPFTITRAGYSGVQRFTSVWTGDNVASWEHLRLGNVQCQRLSMSGIPFCGTDIGGFSGEPDGELFTRWIQMGTFSPFMRAHSAGDTKEREPWSFGEPYTAINRKFIELRYKLIPYLYSTFWEHHRYGFPILRPVIMQEQDEINNQARQDEFTYGDKILVCPVMEPGQTSRRVYLPKGNWYYYWDNAMVAGGEEVEVATPLENIPIFVKAGSVIPEYPVMQYVGEKEIEEVKLNVYYSDAPANSFFFEDYGETFAYEQDIYSEKKFVVSGKPSSMTIQQTMEGLYTPRYENYYFNVAGLPFKPTKIIADGKEVSDFDFTAEKVLNFKFTKNFKQIEVM; via the coding sequence ATGGAACCTATTATTCCCCCAACTGAACCCACTCCGGAATCTCCTGCTGTAAAATTAATTGAACAGGAAGAGGAAGTTTTTCAACACGTTAATAACCCCGTACTGGGTTTAAAACCCATTGTAAAAAAATATCTGGGCTCACCCAACCAGGTTGAGCAAAAAGGCAACAAGTTCTTTTTCAGCGATGGCGAGGCTAAGGTTGAGGTGGTTGTTGTAACTGATGAGATTATTCGGGTACGTATGGCCCCGCACGGCGTGTTTCTCGAAGAGTTTTCATACGCTGTGCCTAAGCTGCAATCTAAAGTGTCGGTATTTCACCTGCACGAAAATGATGAAGAATATCGCATTTCCACCAACACCGCTAACTGCCATATAAACAAGAAAGACTTTTTTATATCGTTTTCAGACAGCCAAAACCATGTAACCAGCGCCGATGCTGCCCCCATGCACTGGGAAGAAAATGTGCAGTTTGGTGGTTATTATGTTTTTGGCACCAAGGTTTGCCATCCCGAGGAAGCTTTTTTTGGCCTGGGCGATAAGCCTACTGACCTTAACCTGCGTGGCAAACGTTTTGTAAACTGGAATACAGACGCATATTCGTTTGCCTGGAATCAGGATCCTATTTACCGCAGCATACCTTTCTATATTAGCTTAAATGAAGGTATTGCTCATGGTATCTTCTTTGATAACACCTTTAAAGCACATTTCGATTTCGGTGCCGAAGATCATGGTAAGACCAGTTTTTGGGCCGATGGCGGAGAACTGCAGTATTACTATATACATGGGCCTAATATGATGGATGTGGTTAAACGTTACCACATACTAACTGGTACGCATCCAATGCCACCGCTTTGGGCGCTGGGATATCATCAATGCCGATGGAGCTATTACCCCGAATCTAAAGTGCACAAGGTGGCCAAAAACTTCCGTGAGCATAAAATTCCATGTGATGGTATTTATCTGGATATTGATTATATGGATGGCTACCGTTGCTTCACCTGGAACCGTAAATATTTTCCTGATCCAAAAAAGATGATTAAGGAACTGGCGGCTGATGGATTTAAAACCGTAGTAATTATAGACCCTGGCATAAGGGTGGACGACAATTACTCAGTGTTTAGGGAAGGGAAGGCCAACCGGTATTTTTGCCGACGCAGCGATGACTACTTCATGGAAGGCCACGTATGGCCAGGCCGCTGCCAGTTTCCCGACTTTACCAACCCCGAAGTACGCGAATGGTGGGGAACATTATTTGACGAACTGGTACAAATGGGCGTAGCCGGTGTATGGAATGATATGAATGAGCCGGCTGTGTTCGGTGCCGGAACTTTCCCGGATGATGTCCGTCATCAGTTTGATGGCTTCCGTGGTTCTCATCGTAAAGCGCATAACGTATATGGTATGCAAATGGTGCGTGCTACTTACGAGGGCATGCGCAAGCTGATGAAAAACAAGCGGCCGTTCACTATTACCCGTGCGGGCTATTCGGGTGTGCAGCGTTTTACCTCCGTTTGGACGGGTGATAACGTAGCCTCTTGGGAGCATTTGCGTTTAGGCAATGTGCAATGCCAACGTTTGTCTATGTCGGGCATACCATTTTGCGGCACTGATATAGGCGGCTTTAGCGGTGAGCCCGATGGCGAGCTGTTTACACGCTGGATACAGATGGGCACCTTCTCGCCGTTTATGCGTGCGCATTCAGCCGGCGATACCAAGGAGCGTGAGCCATGGAGTTTTGGTGAGCCGTATACCGCTATTAACCGTAAGTTTATTGAACTGCGTTATAAACTTATTCCTTATTTATACTCTACTTTTTGGGAGCACCATCGTTACGGTTTTCCTATACTGCGCCCGGTAATAATGCAGGAGCAGGACGAGATCAATAACCAGGCGCGCCAGGATGAATTTACCTATGGTGATAAAATTTTGGTATGCCCTGTAATGGAGCCCGGCCAAACCAGTAGGCGTGTTTACCTGCCCAAGGGCAACTGGTACTATTATTGGGATAATGCTATGGTTGCGGGTGGCGAAGAAGTTGAAGTGGCTACACCGTTAGAAAATATTCCAATCTTTGTTAAAGCCGGTTCTGTTATACCCGAATACCCGGTAATGCAATATGTAGGTGAAAAAGAAATAGAGGAGGTAAAGCTGAACGTTTACTACAGCGACGCACCCGCCAACTCTTTCTTTTTTGAAGATTATGGTGAAACCTTTGCTTACGAACAGGATATCTACTCAGAGAAAAAGTTTGTGGTAAGCGGCAAGCCATCATCCATGACTATACAGCAAACTATGGAAGGCCTTTACACACCGCGTTACGAAAATTATTATTTCAATGTAGCCGGGTTGCCGTTTAAGCCGACCAAAATAATTGCCGACGGTAAAGAGGTAAGTGATTTTGATTTTACGGCTGAAAAAGTGCTAAACTTTAAATTCACTAAAAACTTTAAGCAGATAGAGGTGATGTAA
- a CDS encoding metalloregulator ArsR/SmtB family transcription factor: MILRRDIFQAIADPTRRSILILLASQSITAGAIADQFDAARSTVSKHIQILTECDLIESSQRGREIYYQIKMDKVKEIDVWLDQLKRVWDERFNNLDKYLEKIQQNKL; this comes from the coding sequence ATGATTTTAAGACGAGACATATTTCAGGCCATTGCCGATCCAACCAGAAGGTCTATTTTAATTTTGCTGGCTTCACAGTCTATTACAGCAGGGGCAATTGCCGATCAATTTGATGCTGCCCGATCTACCGTTTCCAAGCATATCCAGATACTTACCGAATGTGATTTAATAGAATCGAGCCAACGAGGGCGGGAGATATACTACCAGATTAAAATGGACAAGGTGAAAGAAATTGACGTTTGGTTGGATCAACTTAAAAGGGTCTGGGATGAGCGCTTTAATAATTTGGATAAGTATTTAGAAAAAATTCAACAAAACAAACTATAA
- a CDS encoding porin family protein codes for MELTQTGESGSYTFGTLKAFSAGIFADVVVTENLSIQPGLYYTIKGLKLDEVVLDFEFEPGFTGSLQTKIDNKITYVELPVHFLYNGNINAGKFFLGAGPFAAAAISAKNKGKVFSSATMGGNTITDTQDVDEKVEIGKEDGIKRFDYGATALAGFRFNSGFLLSAGYDYGLANIYFGNDGSVTKTRTFTVSAGFSF; via the coding sequence ATGGAACTTACTCAAACCGGCGAGTCCGGCTCCTACACCTTCGGTACACTTAAGGCATTCTCCGCCGGCATATTTGCAGATGTTGTAGTTACTGAAAATCTCTCTATCCAACCAGGCCTGTATTATACTATAAAAGGACTTAAGTTGGATGAAGTAGTGCTAGATTTTGAATTTGAGCCGGGCTTTACCGGTTCGTTACAAACCAAAATAGATAATAAGATAACCTATGTAGAGTTACCTGTGCACTTTCTTTATAATGGTAATATAAATGCCGGCAAATTCTTTTTAGGAGCCGGCCCCTTTGCAGCAGCTGCCATTTCGGCCAAAAACAAAGGCAAAGTCTTTTCATCTGCAACTATGGGCGGTAACACAATTACTGATACACAAGATGTTGATGAAAAAGTTGAGATTGGCAAAGAAGATGGCATCAAAAGGTTCGATTACGGTGCTACGGCTTTGGCTGGGTTTAGATTCAACAGCGGGTTTTTATTGAGTGCAGGTTATGATTATGGTTTAGCTAACATCTACTTTGGTAATGATGGGTCTGTAACCAAGACGCGCACATTCACCGTTTCGGCAGGATTTAGTTTTTAA
- the rfaE2 gene encoding D-glycero-beta-D-manno-heptose 1-phosphate adenylyltransferase codes for MEKNVEQQILSKITDLPTLKTKVNEWKQQGQKVVFTNGVFDLVHIGHISYMAKAAELGDKLIIGLNADASVKRLKGESRPVNNENSRAMLLAAFFFIDAIVLFEEDTPLNLISTLLPDVLVKGADYQIENIAGAKEVIANGGEVKTITFVDGYSSTAIINKIKG; via the coding sequence ATGGAAAAAAATGTCGAACAACAAATACTATCAAAAATAACCGACCTGCCAACATTAAAAACCAAAGTAAATGAATGGAAGCAGCAAGGCCAAAAAGTAGTATTTACCAATGGCGTATTTGATCTGGTGCATATTGGGCACATAAGCTATATGGCAAAGGCGGCGGAGTTGGGTGATAAGTTAATTATAGGCCTCAATGCCGACGCATCGGTTAAGCGATTAAAGGGTGAGAGCCGGCCCGTAAACAATGAAAATAGCCGGGCCATGCTTTTGGCTGCATTCTTTTTTATTGATGCCATTGTTTTGTTTGAAGAAGACACACCGCTCAATCTGATCAGCACCTTGCTGCCGGATGTATTGGTAAAAGGTGCCGATTACCAGATAGAAAACATTGCCGGGGCTAAAGAGGTAATTGCCAATGGCGGCGAGGTAAAAACCATCACCTTTGTAGATGGATACTCGTCTACCGCAATAATCAACAAGATAAAAGGGTAA
- a CDS encoding helix-hairpin-helix domain-containing protein, translating into MENKPIAGRLKLLAQLMELHNQNAFKIRSVANAAFKIDKLPYKLASKSIEEINQIDGIGKTLAAYVKELLDTGSIKDLEDLLQATPDGVVEMLHIKGIGPKKVSIIWNQLGIENTGELYYACNENRLVEAKGFGIKTQDEIKRALEFRMASNGKFLYAQARHEAEELMLLLTEMFPGALAEFAGDYRRCCEVISELSIVLGTRDVELALSNLSTSTLLNKVTVKDCHVNGETANGLLIDIIVTEKRFFYRDLFAYTGNEEHVDAVMKNIVDVVDQPESEEFIYTKASLPWIPPELREGDSYVNKPLLPDLIDLYDLKGSLHNHSTWSDGINTLEEMALYCRDEIKLQYLGICDHSKSAFYAKGLSIERVLQQHEEIDRLNQKLNDFHIFKGIESDILNDGSLDYPDEILEKFDFIVASVHSNLKMDKEKATARIIKAIENPYTTILGHPTGRLLLSRKGYEIDYEKVIDACAANNVVIEINANPFRLDLDWRWCQYAINKGVKLSINPDAHRVEGFKDMEYGVLVARKGGVTKQNCLNAFSLSEITEIFKFKKSGHPVQG; encoded by the coding sequence ATGGAAAATAAACCTATTGCTGGCCGCCTTAAGCTTTTAGCGCAATTAATGGAACTGCATAATCAAAATGCATTCAAGATACGTTCGGTGGCAAATGCCGCTTTTAAAATTGACAAGCTCCCCTACAAGTTAGCCAGCAAGAGCATTGAAGAAATAAACCAGATTGATGGTATAGGCAAAACTCTGGCTGCCTACGTAAAGGAACTGTTGGATACAGGTTCCATCAAAGACCTGGAAGACCTGCTGCAGGCTACACCCGACGGTGTTGTTGAGATGTTGCACATCAAAGGCATTGGCCCTAAAAAGGTAAGCATTATATGGAACCAGCTGGGTATAGAAAACACCGGCGAGCTTTATTATGCCTGCAACGAAAACCGTTTGGTGGAAGCAAAAGGCTTTGGTATAAAAACCCAGGACGAGATCAAACGCGCATTAGAATTTCGCATGGCCAGTAACGGCAAATTTTTATATGCACAAGCCCGCCACGAGGCTGAAGAATTGATGTTACTGCTCACAGAGATGTTCCCGGGTGCGCTGGCAGAGTTTGCCGGCGATTACCGCCGTTGCTGCGAGGTAATATCAGAACTTTCCATTGTGTTAGGCACACGTGATGTAGAACTGGCGCTGAGCAATTTATCGACCTCCACCCTGCTTAACAAAGTAACGGTTAAAGACTGTCATGTGAACGGCGAAACCGCAAACGGTTTGCTAATAGATATTATTGTGACCGAGAAACGCTTCTTTTATCGCGATTTGTTTGCCTACACCGGTAACGAGGAGCACGTAGATGCCGTAATGAAAAATATTGTGGACGTGGTTGACCAGCCGGAGAGTGAGGAATTTATTTATACAAAGGCAAGCCTGCCTTGGATTCCGCCTGAGTTACGGGAAGGCGATAGTTATGTTAACAAGCCGTTATTGCCCGATTTAATTGACCTGTATGACCTGAAAGGTTCATTACACAATCACAGTACCTGGAGCGATGGCATCAACACGCTTGAAGAAATGGCCCTCTATTGCCGCGATGAAATCAAATTGCAATACCTGGGCATTTGTGACCACAGCAAAAGTGCGTTTTACGCCAAAGGTTTGAGCATTGAGCGCGTTTTGCAGCAGCATGAGGAAATTGACCGCCTGAACCAGAAACTTAACGACTTTCATATATTTAAAGGTATAGAGTCGGACATTTTGAACGACGGTTCGCTTGATTATCCGGATGAGATATTGGAAAAGTTTGATTTCATAGTAGCATCGGTACACTCTAACCTTAAAATGGACAAGGAAAAGGCTACCGCCCGGATTATAAAGGCCATTGAAAATCCTTATACCACTATACTTGGACACCCTACAGGCCGGCTCCTATTAAGCCGTAAAGGATACGAGATAGACTACGAAAAAGTGATTGACGCCTGTGCCGCTAATAATGTAGTTATTGAAATTAATGCTAATCCTTTTCGCTTGGATCTGGATTGGCGCTGGTGCCAGTACGCCATAAATAAAGGCGTTAAGCTATCTATAAATCCAGATGCTCACCGCGTTGAAGGTTTTAAGGATATGGAGTATGGTGTACTAGTGGCCCGCAAAGGCGGCGTAACCAAACAAAACTGCCTTAACGCATTTTCGCTATCGGAGATAACGGAAATTTTTAAATTTAAAAAGTCAGGTCATCCTGTACAAGGCTAA
- a CDS encoding porin family protein: protein MKKLLLAILAAGSFATASAQSKVTYGISSGVNFAKVGISATGSSLSISTSSLTTFSVGAFADIPVGSKNFSVQPGLYYTGKGFQLSEAGTSIKSKPFYLQVPVSLVYNVPFSGGKVFFGAGPYAAIGLNGKLEGTDGNAKESEDIKFGDNPATDFYKRTDFGATGMAGIGLTNGLLFKVNYDLGLSNVSPESDAKIKHRVVGLSVGYSF, encoded by the coding sequence ATGAAAAAACTACTATTAGCCATCTTGGCAGCAGGTTCATTTGCAACAGCATCTGCACAATCAAAAGTTACTTACGGCATCAGCAGTGGTGTAAACTTCGCTAAAGTCGGCATTTCAGCAACCGGGTCGTCTTTGAGCATTTCAACAAGCTCGTTAACAACATTCTCGGTAGGTGCATTTGCCGATATACCCGTTGGCAGCAAAAACTTTTCTGTACAACCCGGCTTATATTACACCGGAAAAGGCTTCCAACTTAGCGAAGCTGGTACTTCCATTAAATCTAAACCCTTCTATCTGCAAGTGCCTGTAAGCCTGGTTTACAATGTACCGTTCAGTGGAGGTAAGGTATTTTTCGGTGCGGGCCCATATGCCGCTATAGGCCTAAATGGCAAACTGGAAGGTACAGATGGTAATGCTAAAGAAAGCGAAGACATTAAATTTGGCGATAACCCAGCTACAGATTTCTACAAAAGAACTGATTTTGGCGCTACCGGTATGGCTGGCATCGGCTTAACCAATGGCCTACTTTTTAAAGTAAATTACGATTTAGGTCTAAGCAATGTATCACCTGAATCTGATGCTAAGATTAAACATCGTGTGGTAGGCCTGTCTGTAGGTTATAGCTTCTAA